Proteins from a genomic interval of Solidesulfovibrio sp.:
- a CDS encoding thiamine pyrophosphate-binding protein, producing the protein MAPTVVDYLIQRLKAIGIRDVFGVPGDFSFALNDAVEGDPDMRWIGCCNELNAAYAADGYARIKGRSALCTTYGVGELSALCGVAGSYTEHLPVIHLVGMPSVSTQRARRIVHHTLGDGSFEAYARMTEPVVAARAVLTPENAACQIERCLEAALTRNRPVYIALPQDYADVPLAGELVCAPEAPQSDPGTLAAAVEAVAERLDAAGSAVVLAGYLIARLGLREVAKTLLARTGLPFATMFMDKTALDETLPGYLGLYDGRIMNPEVRDFVEGCDCVLNLGALWSDFNTGAFTAKIDPSRMIAVMQHETRVGHATFKDVEMRDVMEGLAGSVAPKPATVAGPKGLGEPKGAPGDPISPDSLYPRFERFLREGDIVVAETGTISMGLGFARMPAGAEFFNQTLWGAIGWATPAAFGAAMAAPKRRTLLFTGEGSHQMTVQELGQFGRHGLRPIVFCLNNDGYLIERLLCKDPKSSYNDLAPWHYAQLPAAFGMPDWYCAKAATNAQLDAAMAAAETRRTGVYIEVVMDRMAASPLAQKLGESIRTLYGGQ; encoded by the coding sequence ATGGCCCCGACCGTCGTCGACTATCTGATCCAGCGGCTCAAGGCGATCGGCATTCGGGACGTCTTCGGCGTGCCCGGGGATTTCTCCTTCGCCTTAAACGACGCCGTGGAAGGCGATCCGGACATGCGCTGGATCGGCTGCTGCAACGAACTCAACGCCGCCTACGCCGCCGACGGCTACGCCCGCATCAAGGGCCGCTCGGCCTTGTGCACCACCTACGGCGTGGGCGAGTTGTCGGCGCTTTGCGGCGTGGCCGGCTCGTACACCGAGCACCTGCCCGTGATCCATCTGGTCGGCATGCCGAGCGTGTCCACCCAGCGGGCCCGGCGCATCGTGCACCATACCCTGGGCGACGGCAGTTTTGAGGCCTACGCCCGCATGACCGAGCCCGTGGTGGCGGCAAGGGCCGTGCTGACCCCGGAAAACGCCGCCTGCCAGATCGAGCGTTGCCTGGAGGCGGCGTTGACCCGCAACCGGCCGGTCTACATCGCCCTGCCCCAGGACTATGCCGACGTGCCCCTGGCCGGGGAGCTGGTCTGCGCCCCCGAGGCCCCGCAAAGCGACCCCGGCACCCTGGCCGCCGCCGTCGAGGCCGTGGCCGAGCGCCTCGATGCGGCCGGCTCGGCCGTGGTCCTGGCCGGCTACCTCATCGCCCGCCTGGGGCTGCGCGAGGTGGCCAAGACCTTGCTCGCCCGCACCGGCCTGCCTTTTGCCACCATGTTCATGGACAAGACCGCCCTGGACGAGACCCTGCCCGGCTACCTCGGCCTCTACGACGGCCGGATCATGAACCCCGAGGTGCGCGACTTCGTCGAGGGCTGCGACTGCGTGCTCAACCTCGGGGCGCTGTGGAGCGATTTCAACACCGGGGCGTTCACGGCCAAGATCGACCCCTCGCGCATGATCGCGGTCATGCAGCACGAGACCCGGGTGGGCCACGCCACCTTCAAGGACGTGGAGATGCGCGACGTCATGGAAGGCCTGGCCGGCTCCGTCGCGCCCAAGCCCGCGACCGTGGCCGGGCCGAAGGGGCTGGGCGAACCCAAGGGCGCGCCGGGCGACCCCATCAGTCCCGATTCCCTCTATCCCCGCTTCGAACGGTTTCTGCGCGAAGGCGACATCGTGGTGGCCGAGACCGGCACCATCTCCATGGGCCTGGGGTTCGCCCGCATGCCGGCCGGGGCGGAATTCTTCAACCAGACCCTGTGGGGGGCCATCGGCTGGGCCACGCCGGCGGCCTTCGGCGCGGCCATGGCCGCGCCGAAGCGGCGCACGCTCCTTTTCACCGGCGAGGGCTCCCATCAGATGACGGTGCAGGAACTCGGCCAGTTCGGCCGCCATGGCCTGCGGCCCATCGTGTTTTGCCTTAACAACGACGGCTACCTGATCGAGCGGCTGTTGTGCAAGGACCCCAAGAGTTCCTACAACGACCTGGCGCCCTGGCACTACGCCCAGTTGCCGGCCGCCTTTGGCATGCCCGACTGGTACTGCGCCAAGGCGGCCACCAACGCCCAGCTCGACGCGGCCATGGCCGCGGCCGAAACCCGGCGCACCGGCGTGTACATCGAGGTGGTCATGGACCGCATGGCCGCCTCGCCCCTGGCCCAAAAGCTCGGGGAGTCGATCCGCACCCTCTACGGCGGGCAGTAG
- a CDS encoding AI-2E family transporter, producing the protein MNKERRQFYSTFLLLVLTGALVLAFLVLRPFVDILIIGLVLAALFRPVHRRIAGLCGPRVTLAALVTTGLIFSCLIIPVFFFLGALLAQGVQSVNALQAKLATTDFNALFSHESVAPYLNWVQEHLPFLDIKKLALQADLLSLSKNAGQILLDSGTTILGNVFVLTMNFVILIFVLFFLIRDGEAMLGYARYLLPLSTDQENRIFRQLDDVAKSVILGAFVIALAQGAAGGLGLFIVGVQPFFWGCMMGFASLIPVVGTAIIWLPVSLYLMLTGQWQWGLFLIGWGAVVVSSIDSIIRPILMQNRSKMSTFWVFLSIIGGIKLFGALGILYGPLVLGFAMVMLSLYGEDYRHVLDERNLVAAPRPGPDKAPQ; encoded by the coding sequence ATGAACAAAGAACGCAGACAATTCTATTCGACCTTCCTGCTGCTCGTCCTGACCGGCGCCCTGGTCCTGGCCTTTCTGGTCCTGCGTCCCTTCGTCGACATCCTCATCATCGGCCTGGTCCTGGCCGCCCTGTTCCGGCCCGTCCACCGCCGCATCGCCGGGCTGTGCGGCCCGCGCGTCACCCTGGCCGCGCTGGTCACCACCGGGCTCATCTTTTCCTGCCTCATCATCCCGGTCTTTTTCTTCCTCGGTGCCCTGCTCGCCCAGGGCGTCCAGTCCGTCAACGCCCTGCAGGCCAAGCTGGCCACCACGGACTTCAACGCCCTGTTCAGCCACGAATCCGTGGCCCCCTACTTGAACTGGGTCCAGGAACACCTGCCCTTCCTGGACATCAAGAAACTCGCCTTGCAGGCCGACCTGCTGTCCCTGTCCAAAAACGCCGGCCAGATCCTCCTCGACAGCGGCACCACCATCCTCGGCAACGTCTTCGTGCTGACCATGAACTTCGTCATCCTTATCTTCGTGCTGTTCTTCCTCATCCGCGACGGCGAGGCCATGCTCGGCTACGCCCGCTACCTGCTGCCCCTGTCCACGGACCAGGAAAACCGCATCTTCCGCCAGCTCGACGACGTGGCCAAATCCGTGATCCTCGGGGCCTTCGTCATCGCCCTGGCCCAGGGCGCGGCCGGCGGGCTGGGACTGTTCATCGTCGGCGTACAGCCTTTTTTCTGGGGCTGCATGATGGGCTTCGCCTCCCTGATCCCGGTCGTGGGCACGGCCATCATCTGGCTGCCGGTCTCGCTCTACCTCATGCTGACCGGCCAGTGGCAGTGGGGGCTTTTCCTCATCGGCTGGGGCGCTGTCGTGGTGTCCAGCATCGACTCGATCATCCGGCCCATCCTCATGCAGAACCGGTCCAAGATGTCGACCTTCTGGGTGTTTTTGTCCATCATCGGCGGCATCAAGCTCTTCGGGGCCCTGGGCATCCTCTACGGCCCGCTGGTGCTGGGCTTCGCCATGGTCATGCTCTCGCTTTACGGGGAGGATTACCGGCACGTGCTCGACGAGCGCAACCTCGTCGCCGCGCCCCGCCCCGGGCCGGACAAGGCACCGCAATGA